The Primulina huaijiensis isolate GDHJ02 chromosome 9, ASM1229523v2, whole genome shotgun sequence genomic interval GTAGACTTGTGGTAGGCAATTATGattttcaacataaacttctggACATATATAATGAAGTCATTATTTCAATACCTGAAGATTCCTCCATCCTAACCCCAGGAAAAACACACATTTTCTCTCTGTGGTCTATCACTGTTCGCGCAATTTGTCTCGTGGCTTAATTTATTCCCTTTAGTGCATATCATTCTGAATAATTGGAATCTGATTCTCCCTGAGCATGATATAAgcattgattatatgatttatatttttacTGGAGTTGAATGAAAAAAGGTCCAATGTTGGAATATTTTTGTTAGAAAGCAACAGATCCTGGCATCATCTTTGAGGATGATATAACcattgatgatatgaaaatttagATTGTTCAGTGGAGTTAAATAAGATGAGTGCATCTGTGTTGGAATATATTTGTTAGGACTTGGGAAGCAACAGACTTTCGCTTTGATTTGCATAATTACTACTTCTTATACAATTATTGATCTATGGTCTACAAGTTACATACAAAACACTCGAAAGAACTGAAGAATTAGAGTTCAAGGAAGTGGGATATGTGATGGAGGAAAGCAAATTTTGTGAAAGTTTAACACAAAAATCCGCATGTAACTTGGTTTTTCTGAGGCCTCTTCGGAAGCACAGCAAGTATATCAGTTCTTCAAGCCTCACACAGCTTCTGTCATGGCCTTCGGTGGTTTGGAGACCTTATATCCTACCAAAGCATGATTTTGAGCCCCTTATCTACGGGGGATCAATTATCTTTTGTTCTCAACAAAGGATGGTTTGATATATGTGTGGAAAGTTTGGATAATCTTTTCTTTGCTTGCTCCTTCAGTCGCTCGATTTGGAATAGAGTTTGAGATTGGATTGATATTCGTTTTGCCGTGACAAGTCCATGTCCATTGAAGCGCTTCAAGAAAGCATATCATGGCACATCTCGGATTATGAAGGCTAGAGCTTTGGCTCTCTCTCTATGATATACTTCATTTGGATGTCCAGGAACGCCGAGCTCTCTGGTGACACTCCCTTGATTTAGATAGGCTGTTTTTCAGAATTAAATTGTATGCTTTTCGTTTTATGAACACTAAATCCTTGTGATGCATTTACGAGTGATTTAGTTACACTaccaaacaatttttttttatacttggATCGTAATTACAACCCCAATGAAAATAACACGAGCAACAGACGAGTTATTTACTTGTTGAAGTCAAGCAAGTACTGGTACAGCGTGAGACGACGTATATACTAAGAAATACGCATAAAAAAAGGCATATATATCATGATGATCTCGCCAGAAACCCATGGCTTTCTCCATTTTTCTTGGCAATTCGAATCAATCCTTGCCGTTGTTTTCCGTCTGCTTCTATTGATTTGCGAAACTCCGTTATTACCTGatcattttacaaaaaattaccATTGTCCTAATAATCAATCTGAAATACATGATAAATTGACGGTTTAAGTTTTAAAGAAACTCGTctcatcaaataattattatgattgatcataaaaaatcttatataaataaagttcaaattcttgatttaatataatttttaataccaaactatttttaaatacaCACCGAACATTGTTTAGGTCGCAATCACTCCCTAAATAAATCACGTGCAATTCATACCTTAGTGTAGAGCGATGAATTTGCCTCTAAGCTGATTAAACCTCTTCTTCCCAAAGATGTTACGCGCCACCACAACTATTGGAGCAAACTGGCCCTCCCTTCGTTCACGTTCCTCatcattatttatatattactacttttttattattcaaaaagtagtttattttatcgggaaattggccttcagttcCCAGTCGTcgtttttttgtgttcagtccctggatatttttttagtacgacatttccacatgaagtgtaccacatttccacatgaagtgtaccacaatttgtatgacataataccacaattttgtgggtagggagtgaacccaaagaaatgttttgattggggatttttcaccaacttcccttattttatttaaggCAACACAAAAAAGGAGgcatgttatttttttatgacaatTGTGCTATTATGAAAAACTTATTGGAAAAGAGAAGGTCTCGCGCAAGATTATTACAGTCTTACGGATTTATATATGTGAGACGAATCGATTCGATTTATacatacaataaaaaataataattttttcacgAGTTGATCAAATCGAAGATCCATCTaataaaattgatttgtgaTATGGTTTCATTAGAGTTTTTGTGATCAAATTATGTGATTTCATttctcatttatttaatttgtaataACTAATAAGTAGCTACTTCATGAGAATAAGTATTTTGTAGTAATCCAATTGGACATTTaacacaaattttattttgtagtaATCCAATTGGACATTTAACACAAATTTTATTGAAATTCTTGTAGTTTTCATTTGCGGATATACTTATAATTTTACTAAATTTATTCATCTTGTAAATAATTAGGCCTATAATGATAAGTTAgactgaaataaaataagaacaaaTCAATTGCGCAATGAAATGAGAACGCAAATAAATATAGAAACATAAATATTTCACATCTTTTATATGGCAATTTATTCATGTTAATATGATTTTctgaataaatatttaattttttttattgaaatcaaTATTATCTTGGTAGaactattatatattttttatttttatttttattcttttttgaaaggcattatatttttttttatagtatgTTGAAGTAcacctaaaaaaaattataatactataaataaagaaaaaatgaaaatgtaaATTATGATGAAGTGTAGGGGTAAGAATGGAATTTAAAGGATCTGCTATATATCACGGAACTTCGAATCTGACCCCTTCATCTCCAACTCCGCGACGCGAACCTTTTCCATTTCTCGTTCACTCACTTCTGCAGTGGGCTTTCTGGGCACAATTAACCCCAAATACCCAATTCATTAAATCCTCCATTTCCGGAACAGATTCCTTGGGACTACACATGGATTCCGATCGGGGGAAGCTGTTTGTTGGAGGGATCTCGTGGGAGACGGACGAGGAGAAGCTGAAGGAATACTTTCAAGGGTACGGAGAAGTGTTGCAGACCGCGGTGATGAGAGATAAGTTATCTGGAAAGCCGAGGGGATTTGGTTTCGTTGTATTTGCGGATCCAGACATTCTTGATAGGGTTCTTCAGGATGGGCATGTAATTGATGGTCGAACGGTATGATTAGTACAAAAGATAgatttttgttttactttttggAAATATACCTGCGATTGGTACGTGAGTCGTAAGAACATTGAGCTTCCTTCATGGTATGTGTTTCTGGGCATGAAATGTTACTTCTGTTTGGAGTTGggtttcattattatttttatttttgaagcttttttcttttctatttttgGTAGAGAAGTTTTAGATTGTTGTTATTTTTGTAGCATGCTGACATCTAGTATATTCCAATGCTTTGTTTTCACTTCTCGATTTGTTAGTTTACTTTAATCGACGTATAATTACTTCCTgctattttgttattatttcatTTAGCAGTTAAACTTATGGCATTTTGTATATATATCAGGATACTTCTCTGCTTTTTACTGGTATATGTATGTGTATTTGGTCCGTTGAAAAATTGATCcttgttttttttatgaatatgtGACAGTAAATGAATCAATGTGACATTGTTATTGCTAGCACTTGATGCAATATGTATGCTTTTAGTAATGCGTTGCCTTCTTCTGTTTCAAATGTTTCTAGGAGTTGAAATGTTTCCGAGACTTCTAATTGTTTTTACTCTTTTATGAAGGTACTTGCTTTCAGTTTTCTTGTTTGGAGTCATTTTAATGTCTTGGACTGTGATATTTGATTCATGCTGTTTCATGTAACAACAATTTCATTTGCGTAATGAGTTATGTGGTTTTTCCTGCCTCATCTACATCTGTTTACATTTTTGAAtgctttttatatatatatatatataataaaggcATAAAGCAAAATCTATGAACCAGTTTGAAATACACAAATACAGGTTAAAGACATATTTCCaaccaaattaaatattaaacaaattGACAACCGAAATTTGAATACATAGACAACCTATTTAAAGTAAAAAACTAATCGATGGCCCAATTTGAATGCACAATCTTGACATGAATAGATTTTACATTTGTTGGTTTAGGCTAGTAGAGGTTTTCATCCGGTTAATAAAGAACGAGATGGGTTTTCTTTAAGATCTATGCCAGATTTCCCAAAGTGCAATCAAATATTTGATGTTTTCTTGTAATTGAGTTATCgatcttatatttttaaaaatcacctTATACTGCACACAAGTGACCGCCTCAGCCGCCTAGacggttgaatttttttcaacattttttttataaataatcatatataatcatgcaatttaatcacaaatagtcattatttttttatgtaagatatgtaattaaataatgattaagcATAAAAAAGCTTCATACGATATAATATCATCTAGACAAGgtgtaaataaatatataaatgcaaaTTAGGGTTTTTGAAATTGATTTATAACCAGGGTTTTTGAAATTGATTTGACTTTGActggtttttaaaattaattgacTTTGACAGTTGgcaagaattttaaaattgctGACCCGGCTCGGCTGACTGCTCAGCCGCCTCTGCCGCCTCGACTGTCCGCCCGCCCGCCTACCTCCCCCACCAGATAGCTTAGGGCCGCCTACCGCCTAGGCTCCACTTAGTTGGCCGCCTCAACCGTCATTTAGAACATTGTTCACACTTTATGTTTGACATTATTCTTGAGCATCTCTTTTAACTTTCTTATGATTCTCCATGGACACCAAGGAGGCAAGGATACAACTCGATGGTTTGAGTCTTTTATTCTCATACAGCCTGGGGGAGTCTATCTACCTTGATTGAATAGTAACTATATCTGACTCACTTAGCAAGCCGGTATTCATATGTTTTGCTCTTTAtgtgattttctttttttttccctggGTGTTAATTTGGTGGTTTGTGTTATGGATTAACTTTTCTTGAGTGGTTGGGATTCTGAGGTGTCATTCTGATTATTTGCTGTATGAAATATCTTAACTTTggtttaaatatatttgtataatttttttgtatttaccTCAGGTGACATTCATTGTTTTAGTATAATTTGCCTGGAGAAGACTGTGTAAGTTTCCTTTTTCATTAGATGCTGTATTATGTAGTGAGGTAGTTCTAAAATGAGTGAAAAGTAATGGGAAAGGGAGAGGGAGAGTTTATGGTAGGGAGAGGGAGATATTTGACTGACCTTagagttaatttatttttaaagttatttATGCATTGAGAATCTATAGAAAACACATCTTTCATTGTGGATTTCCTTGTGTATAGCAGTGTACTTATTTCATAGATTGATCAGGCTGTAAAATACCTCCCTGTGTAATATGTGATATTGTTAACCGCAGGATTTTGTTCGTTTTCCTGACTAGGTTGAGGCTAAAAGAGCTTTATCAAGAGATGAACAACAAGTTTCTAAAGTTGGGAACCCTGGTGGTGCCAGAAATTCTGGAGGTGGTGGAAGTAACAGGACCAAGAAGATATTTGTTGGTGGTTTGCCACCAACTCTGAGTGAGGATGGTTTTCGGCGATattttgaagcttatggcatgGTAACTGATGTAGTAATAATGTATGATCAGCAAACCAATCGTCCTCGTGGATTTGGCTTCATTTCATTTGATTCTGAGGAAGCAGTAGATAGGGTTTTACACAAGACATTCCACGACTTAGATGGTAAGCAGGTGGAAGTTAAGCGTGCTCTTCCCAAAGATGCCAATGTTGCTGGGAGTGCACGATCTATGGGTGGTGGGACTGGTGGTCACAGAGGAGGATATCAAGGTTATGGGTCTTCCGTTGGTAATTCAAGCTCTTATGATGGTGGAATGGAGACGAAATACATGCAGCAACAAAATGCTGGCGGTGGGTATCCTTCTTATGGTTCGTCTGGATACAATGCACACGCCCCTGGGTTTGGGTATGTTAATGGCATGGGCTATGGCTATGGGAATTATGGCGGTGCCAATCCAGGATATAGTAGTCTTGCTGGCGGAGGCTATGCAAATCCAAATGCTGGATATGGTGGTGGTCCACCAAATGCTCCAAGGAATTCATGGGGTTCACAGGCTCCCACAGGATATGGCTATGGAAGCTCGCAATGGGGTGCTGCTGGCAGACCTGGAAGTGTTGGGGATGCTATTATTGGTCAGTCTTCAAGTGGTTCTACTGGATATGTGAATCAGGGTTATGGTTATGGTGGGTATGGAGGAAATGATGGGAGTTATGGAAACCAAGCTGCTTATGGGGGTGTAGGTGGGCGTCCAACAAGTGGTCCAAATGGTAATACTCCCACAGGAGATCTTCAAGCTGGTACTGGCAGTTACATCGGAGGTGCTTATGGTGATGGAAGTGGTAATTCAGGCTATGCAAATTCAGGTTGGCGATCTGATCCATCATTTAATGCGCCACCTGGTGACCAAGGTGGCTATGGAGGTAGTTATGGTAGTGCTTCAAATCGACAGGCTCAGCAGCAGTAATTTTTTGCTATGGTTCATCATTCTTTCTTTATTGGGGCTCTTACACATAAATGTGTCTCGTCTCTGGTGCCACAGTAGGTGGCACTCGCAAAATGACAAATATTATGCGACCGAATGGATTGCTTAAATTTGCAGAATTGTTGTTGGTTTGGCCTACTTATTTCGAGTCGTAATAAGTCTTCTTCAGGAGTAGtctcttttttttaatcagTTTCTTTGCTTTGAGTTGTAGTTTTAAATTTGGTTTGCCTATAGTTTTATTCACTACCTGTTCCAGTAACTATGTTCATTGTGTTTGAGATATGTTAGTATTTATCGGAACTTGTGTGAGTTCACTGCTGGTGAGTTATTAAACTTGACGTGCAGCCTGATTTAGCGGTGTTTGTGTGACATGAAAACTTTCTTTATTACATTTTATGGTTGTGAGGTTTTGTTACTTCTCTTATTGGTAAAGCGAATGAAGTTTCCGGAACATTTAGTGGAATGTATTTGGCTATTCCTACCTCGTTCTTGAACAATTAGGTAGTGAAGATATTTATTGTGGTTAGCATTCAACTGAGTTGTGTATTCGTTTAGCAGTACGAAATTGGATAAATCTGTTTAGTAATGGATGGCTGGCGATAGTGGAATATCTATTATCCACAGGCTTCACATACACTGATACACATTTAGTTCTTTCTTTATGTTGtagttttagaatttttaagGGCATAGCCATTGCTTAAGTAATGAAGAAGGGAAACGGTCAAGATGGTTTCCGATGGCCGAGAGGGTGAACATGGGTCTCGTCCTGGCTCCTCGGACAAGTCTCCGAGCGTGGGGATGGCAGTGACTAGCACAGTGAAGAAGGAGGCATCGGGTTTGAAAATGCTGAAGTGCTTGCCATTGTCGAAACACTCCAAATAAAAGATATATCTAACAAAACTGACATGTAAGATCGTTAaaaagagtttttgtgattaaGTAATTGTTTGTCACGATCCATGCCTGGTTAAATTTAGGACAAATTGTATTGTTCGAATTTTGTATATTCGGGactaatcaaaataattaatttaaatatatcattttcaaGTTGGGTCTGTCGGTTTGGCCTGCACTGCCAAACAGTTTaagtgagttgggttgaaattttgtcaactCATTTACAGGCGAGCCTAAATGAGCTTGCACGAGTTTacattaaatatctatatatctaatattatcGATTTTCAATAATGAATTCTTGatacaaaatgaaaaatatctgattgatttcaaaattgtgatgttactatcttgtccaaaaattgtgggttgttgagACATTTTGGCTGGCAGTCACTCAGaattgagtgtcaaagttgacatttgagttgtatttttggatttctgacaatatgttcgtcaacatattatttataagttagttttatcagtatcgtgaggggtaaatatgtttattacaatatataaatattatcatttctttaaattaatattcactttcatgtttgacatattatgggtcttggtaaaatgaggaataataaattcaaacaaatgaATACACAAAAGTTTGAGGTGAAACCAGAATTATATGGTAgcggaaattaatatataaatttttagtgaatttatcgatgttaagatgtataacaaatattatatcataatatataaaatttcaaccttataaatgaaataaatcaaacatatatgaaatatacaaaattttattacatatacaatcaagtaatttattataattgtattttattctacaagaattcttgtcaaactcagtgattgtggatttaacatctattaaatcagcaaactaaagagcgtgtcaattaaactaattgagtaatcacatattcttgaatttNNNNNNNNNNNNNNNNNNNNNNNNNNNNNNNNNNNNNNNNNNNNNNNNNNNNNNNNNNNNNNNNNNNNNNNNNNNNNNNNNNNNNNNNNNNNNNNNNNNNNNNNNNNNNNNNNNNNNNNNNNNNNNNNNNNNNNNNNNNNNNNNNNNNNNNNNNNNNNNNNNNNNNNNNNNNNNNNNNNNNNNNNNNNNNNNNNNNNNNNNNNNNNNNNNNNNNNNNNNNNNNNNNNNNNNNNNNNNNNNNNNNNNNNNNNNNNNNNNNNNNNNNNNNNNNNNNNNNNNNNNNNNNNNNNNNNNNNNNNNNNNNNNNNNttttttttattaaattgtataaacaattatttcaatattataATGGGTTAAATTGAATGAGACttatatctattatatatataaatatctcaCTTGATCTCACCTTAtgttttgtcactgtacaaagcgaaagttcATGCACTGTAGTattctacattttcttaatttttctcttgatttcaaattaaatttcatcatctattggtttttaaagatatattagaattttttctaaacatctaatcttaaatgtgatcaattaaccaaataattattatactttgtatacaataataaatagattaatatatttgaatatagaaaaagtaatgtattgagaagaataaaaaaagaatgttataattaatactataattatctaatgtcaatattaaatttaacatcctatGTTCGAAATTGTGTTTATTAAggtaaagactatgatgataaactaaaaataataatttatttatcattgtaacgtaataataatgtgatcgttatttggaatcagaaaatgatgtactttgtcttttttattaaattgtataaacaattctttcaatatttttagtggataaacatgttaaatctattaaaattaaatagtaaaatttaatgatgaatatgaatgtattaattcaactttcaatttggNNNNNNNNNNNNNNNNNNNNNNNNNNNNNNNNNNNNNNNNNNNNNNNNNNNNNNNNNNNNNNNNNNNNNNNNNNNNNNNNNNNNNNNNNNNNNNNNNNNNNNNNNNNNNNNNNNNNNNNNNNNNNNNNNNNNNNNNNNNNNNNNNNNNNNNNNNNNNNNNNNNNNNNNNNNNNNNNNNNNNNNNNNNNNNNNNNNNNNNNNNNNNNNNNNNNNNNNNNNNNNNNNNNNNNNNNNNNNNNNNNNNNNNNNNNNNNNNNNNNNNNNNNNNNNNNNNNNNNNNNNNNNNNNNNNNNNNNNNNNNNNNNNNNNNNNNNNNNNNNNNNNNNNNNNNNNNNNNNNNNNNNNNNNNNNNNNNNNNNNNNNNNNNNNNNNNNNNNNNNNNNNNNNNNNNNNNNNNNNNNNNNNNNNNNNNNNNNNNNNNNNNNNNNNNNNNNNNNNNNNNNNNNNNNNNNNNNNNNNNNNNNNNNNNNNNNNNNNNNNNNNNNNNNNNNNNNNNNNNNNNNNNNNNNNNNNNNNNNNNNNNNNNNNNNNNNNNNNNNNNNNNNNNNNNNNNNNNNNNNNNNNNNNNNNNNNNNNNNNNNNNNNNNNNNNNNNNNNNNNNNNNNNNNNNNNNNNNNNNNNNNNNNNNNNNNNNNNNNNNNNNNNNNNNNNNNNNNNNNNNNNNNNNNNNNNNNNNNNNNNNNNNNNNNNNcgataatcaaaataagaaataaacaaattgtgatctttgagtgagaaataagatatttaaataaagttataattgtcaCAATGAAATAGTtcacattcatgcatttatcactgtattttgcaactaaaatgtcaaaaaaagtttccacgtattatttttatatcatatttaaaataattatgaatcctaatttttattattttgagttggcctttgttatgaaaaatcattgtgaataaattgaatttgaaaattcttatatctatgtatatcacatattaatatatcaacctaagttcaggtaataaaaaactacaaaatgaacttattcatcttcaatgtacacaaattatatagtaaagatatatgacaattaagacaatgaagtagaatatatgttcacatataacaaaatatatagacaagaaaaacaataaataaaaatatttttctagatattaatatttttttgataacTTTTTACAGTtagttggagaagataaaagagaaaaaatattaacttttttgggttacacaaaaaaatagaaatggaagaagtgtttgtcatacaatgaattcagtttccaaattaaatgtatactataaagttatatttaccgttcaaactttataaatgcaaggaatttttctcaagataagggtacacaaatgttctcattaagatatttaaacagttagaaaaattaaatatattatttttttggaggTAATACCAATGTGACATTATTAATTTGATTGcgctaattatacttatgagttaatatgaaatattaaataagtgtcataagagtcagtaaaaagatgatttattgtcaaaaatattattattataaattacaaataaatgacaacatttaatcaatatttttaaatcaatcaatcagtattttttatgtgatgattgttataataattaggggtgGGCATTTAGTCGGTTCTGTTACCGATcgaaccgaattagtcataacTGGACAGAatcgaaatatttagcaataaccgaaccgaccgaattaatttttataaccgatgaaaaccgaaccgaattaaccgatcagttttaaaaaaaaattgtgatttaaccttaattatatatgtaatttttttgaacactacagtctaaacaaatgcataaaaacataaaatcacatacatcacaaaattttctttagaattaaagctgattttaaaattaaaaattaaaaaatatattaaaattgataaataataaaaatttattaaataatagtatttattatatcggttaattcggttagccgatttcaaaattttgaaaaccgtaaccgaaccgaattaaccgatataaccgaatcttttttaatttgaaaaccgaattttcGAAATAGCAGAACCAAATTTCCGAATGGACTCGATTCGGTCGGTTAATttggtttaaccgaaattttgatcacccctaataataatacgtagtttatatgttatcaagtataagtgtttaataaattaaaagtgactaggaaagtaaaagcatccagtagaaattgttttcaatttacattaaagagaataataatcaaacaacattgaaaataaaaaattgcatatcattgattgtcaaaaaaaattgtaataattgaatattataataaaatatatgcattattgagagaatatgacaaataacaaaataaaacaatatgataaaaaagatatgagagaaattttagtagtccaaatctttttttaaaattaaaaaaatatttttttttgaaattagttacatatgctaattaacacgaattg includes:
- the LOC140983823 gene encoding heterogeneous nuclear ribonucleoprotein 1-like encodes the protein MDSDRGKLFVGGISWETDEEKLKEYFQGYGEVLQTAVMRDKLSGKPRGFGFVVFADPDILDRVLQDGHVIDGRTVEAKRALSRDEQQVSKVGNPGGARNSGGGGSNRTKKIFVGGLPPTLSEDGFRRYFEAYGMVTDVVIMYDQQTNRPRGFGFISFDSEEAVDRVLHKTFHDLDGKQVEVKRALPKDANVAGSARSMGGGTGGHRGGYQGYGSSVGNSSSYDGGMETKYMQQQNAGGGYPSYGSSGYNAHAPGFGYVNGMGYGYGNYGGANPGYSSLAGGGYANPNAGYGGGPPNAPRNSWGSQAPTGYGYGSSQWGAAGRPGSVGDAIIGQSSSGSTGYVNQGYGYGGYGGNDGSYGNQAAYGGVGGRPTSGPNGNTPTGDLQAGTGSYIGGAYGDGSGNSGYANSGWRSDPSFNAPPGDQGGYGGSYGSASNRQAQQQ